In the Leptotrichia sp. oral taxon 212 genome, one interval contains:
- the recG gene encoding ATP-dependent DNA helicase RecG: protein MATYNLLFKNLEELKIKGVGKTNISKFNKLGVFTLHDLLYFFPRAYEDRTNSKNIVDILPDEFVAVRGVIVNVITQYIKAGRTMFRAILKDDTGIMELVWFNNRYIKSYIKIGDDLLVYGKVKKSAKFQMVNPEYKRLDENGLIKGKSGEQILPIYPSTASLRQESIRKIINDALLDYGYLLEENIPEELLKRGNLLPRKEAILNVHFPESFEKKEEAKRRFMLEEILLLEMGILQNRFETDKANNNIYEIEDNKKLVSKFIDSLEYDLTKAQKRVVAEIYKELKAGKIVNRLIQGDVGSGKTIVSLIMLLYMAENSYQGVIMAPTEILATQHYLGIVDEFMNLDVRVELLTGSVKGKKREKLLAEIENGLVDIVIGTHALIENDVIFKNLGLIIIDEQHRFGVTQRKLLREKGSLANLIVMSATPIPRSLALTIYGDLDVSIIDELPAGRMPIKTKWIKDETERQKMYNFIAKKIKEGRQAYVVSPLIEESETLNVKSAQETFEEYSKIFPDRRIGLIHGKQNYKEKQEVMRKFKNHEFDILISTTVIEVGVNVPNASIMVIRDAQRFGLSSLHQLRGRVGRGQYQSYCFLESETDNELSARRLEVMEKTTDGFKIAEEDLKLRNSGEIMGTRQSGVSDMVLTDIVKNVKEIKYIRDYVVKYLEQNNGKIKNEYLRLDIYEKFHKKGKIEN, encoded by the coding sequence ATGGCAACATATAATTTATTATTTAAAAATTTGGAAGAATTAAAAATAAAAGGTGTCGGAAAAACAAATATAAGTAAATTTAATAAACTTGGGGTATTCACTTTACATGATTTACTCTATTTTTTCCCGAGGGCCTATGAAGACAGGACAAACAGTAAAAACATTGTAGATATTCTGCCAGATGAGTTTGTCGCTGTAAGGGGAGTTATTGTAAATGTCATAACTCAATATATAAAAGCAGGAAGGACAATGTTCAGGGCTATATTGAAGGATGATACAGGAATTATGGAATTAGTCTGGTTTAATAACAGATATATAAAGAGTTATATAAAAATAGGTGATGACCTTCTTGTATATGGAAAGGTAAAAAAATCGGCAAAATTCCAGATGGTGAATCCTGAGTATAAAAGACTGGATGAAAATGGACTTATAAAGGGGAAAAGCGGCGAACAGATACTGCCCATTTATCCTTCAACAGCTTCATTAAGGCAGGAATCAATAAGGAAAATAATAAATGATGCACTGCTTGATTATGGATATCTGCTGGAGGAAAATATTCCTGAGGAGCTGCTGAAGAGAGGAAATCTTCTTCCAAGAAAGGAAGCCATATTAAATGTCCATTTTCCTGAAAGTTTTGAAAAGAAGGAAGAGGCAAAGAGAAGATTTATGCTGGAGGAAATTCTTCTTCTGGAAATGGGGATACTCCAGAACAGGTTTGAAACAGACAAAGCAAATAACAATATTTATGAAATAGAAGATAACAAAAAGCTTGTAAGTAAATTTATAGACAGCCTTGAATATGATCTTACAAAGGCACAGAAACGTGTAGTTGCAGAAATCTATAAAGAACTGAAGGCAGGAAAAATAGTAAACAGGCTTATACAGGGGGATGTAGGTTCAGGAAAAACAATAGTTTCGCTGATTATGCTGCTGTATATGGCAGAAAACAGTTATCAGGGAGTCATAATGGCACCTACGGAAATTCTTGCAACACAGCATTATCTTGGAATTGTGGATGAATTTATGAACCTTGATGTGAGGGTGGAGCTGCTGACTGGAAGTGTAAAAGGGAAAAAAAGGGAAAAACTTCTGGCAGAGATAGAAAATGGACTTGTGGATATTGTCATAGGAACACATGCCCTTATTGAAAATGATGTTATATTTAAAAATCTTGGATTAATTATAATAGATGAGCAGCACAGGTTTGGGGTAACACAGAGAAAGCTTCTCAGGGAAAAGGGAAGTCTTGCCAATCTTATTGTAATGAGTGCAACTCCGATTCCACGTTCGCTGGCACTTACAATATATGGAGATCTGGATGTTTCGATTATTGATGAACTGCCAGCTGGAAGAATGCCCATAAAGACAAAGTGGATTAAGGATGAAACTGAAAGACAGAAAATGTATAATTTCATTGCAAAAAAGATTAAGGAAGGCAGACAGGCATATGTCGTTTCTCCGCTTATTGAAGAAAGTGAAACCTTAAATGTGAAGTCAGCTCAGGAAACGTTTGAAGAGTACAGTAAAATATTTCCTGACAGGAGAATAGGATTGATTCATGGAAAGCAGAATTATAAGGAGAAACAGGAAGTCATGAGAAAATTTAAAAACCATGAGTTTGATATACTGATTTCCACAACAGTAATCGAGGTGGGAGTCAATGTTCCAAACGCTTCAATAATGGTAATACGTGATGCCCAGAGATTTGGTCTTTCATCCCTTCACCAGCTGCGTGGAAGAGTAGGGAGAGGTCAGTATCAGTCATACTGTTTTCTGGAGTCGGAAACTGATAATGAACTTTCTGCAAGACGTCTGGAAGTAATGGAAAAGACAACAGACGGATTTAAAATAGCCGAGGAAGATCTGAAATTGAGAAATTCAGGTGAAATAATGGGAACACGTCAGAGCGGAGTTTCAGACATGGTACTTACAGATATTGTTAAAAATGTAAAGGAAATAAAGTACATACGTGATTATGTAGTAAAATATCTTGAACAGAATAACGGAAAAATAAAAAATGAATATCTGAGACTTGATATATATGAAAAGTTTCATAAAAAGGGAAAGATAGAAAACTAG
- a CDS encoding DKNYY domain-containing protein has translation MKKNFIKIFLLIFLISNLIFSENKKLNENYGIEDGEVYYINRKIEGADAKTFEIFEDDEYAKDKKNIYYGSKVLNEADPKSFKSLSKISSGLGKDKNNLYFFEYKVNNIDIKTLEIMADEFLIYLKDKNGLYILLPTSGGFPADLDNGIISPKILKNIDKQTFQLIGGRYSKDKNSVYYIGKKIEEVNPKNFKVLKDYIFTDGKNVYLYGEKKEEIDLQTLKFFDDNSSYFFDKNNIYFQGDKLENADFKSFKIIELNFSKDKNNVYAGNEKIDGADAKTFQVIDTYAGFARDKNYLYYSNERIKNSDPYTFQRINEHLVRDKNQFYSKGKVLDVDGKTFQIVKDYEKDYFMYAKDKNKVYYINFMDGKDEMVKELKGLNPKNFQVLNPYYTKDDKKVYFSKEYADIQEVQNVDVKSFEVLYFENIENKDDFGKDKNKVYLFGLELKDVKPEKFQVVKEPITEKIIYVRDENNLFVIFYDYFSGFNFVKTKKIENIDFKTLKWKSAREMEDKNGKYIVNGSVIDEDKIGIEFIKK, from the coding sequence ATGAAAAAGAATTTTATTAAAATATTTTTATTGATATTTTTAATTAGTAATCTGATTTTTTCAGAAAATAAAAAATTAAATGAAAATTATGGAATAGAAGATGGAGAAGTTTATTACATAAATAGAAAAATTGAGGGAGCTGATGCAAAGACTTTTGAAATATTTGAAGATGATGAATATGCAAAAGATAAGAAAAATATTTATTATGGAAGCAAAGTTCTTAATGAAGCAGATCCTAAAAGTTTTAAATCATTATCAAAAATTAGTTCTGGATTGGGAAAAGATAAAAATAATCTTTATTTTTTTGAGTATAAGGTAAATAATATAGATATAAAAACTCTTGAAATAATGGCAGATGAATTTTTGATTTATTTAAAGGACAAAAATGGATTATATATTTTATTGCCAACTAGTGGAGGATTTCCTGCCGATTTAGATAATGGGATAATATCTCCAAAAATTTTAAAAAATATTGACAAACAAACTTTTCAACTAATTGGTGGAAGGTATTCAAAAGATAAAAATAGTGTCTATTATATTGGTAAAAAAATAGAGGAAGTAAATCCGAAAAACTTTAAAGTTTTAAAAGACTATATTTTTACAGATGGAAAAAATGTGTATCTTTATGGAGAAAAAAAAGAAGAAATAGATTTACAGACATTAAAATTTTTTGATGATAATTCCAGTTATTTTTTTGACAAAAATAATATTTATTTTCAAGGAGATAAACTGGAAAATGCTGATTTTAAAAGTTTTAAAATAATTGAGTTGAATTTTTCAAAAGATAAAAATAATGTTTATGCAGGAAATGAAAAAATAGATGGAGCAGATGCAAAAACTTTTCAAGTAATTGATACTTATGCAGGATTTGCGAGAGATAAAAATTATTTGTATTATTCTAATGAAAGAATAAAAAATTCTGATCCGTATACTTTTCAAAGAATTAATGAACATTTGGTAAGAGATAAAAATCAATTTTATTCTAAGGGAAAAGTTTTAGATGTGGATGGAAAAACTTTTCAAATAGTAAAAGATTATGAAAAAGATTATTTTATGTATGCAAAAGATAAAAACAAAGTATATTACATAAATTTTATGGATGGAAAAGATGAAATGGTAAAAGAGCTGAAAGGATTAAATCCTAAAAATTTTCAAGTGCTAAATCCTTATTATACAAAAGACGATAAAAAAGTTTATTTTAGTAAAGAATATGCGGATATACAAGAAGTTCAAAATGTAGATGTAAAATCATTTGAAGTATTATATTTTGAAAATATAGAAAATAAAGATGATTTTGGAAAAGATAAAAATAAAGTTTATTTGTTTGGTCTTGAATTAAAAGATGTAAAACCTGAAAAATTTCAAGTTGTGAAAGAGCCAATAACGGAAAAAATTATATATGTTCGAGATGAAAATAATTTATTTGTAATTTTTTATGATTATTTTTCAGGATTTAATTTTGTAAAGACTAAAAAAATTGAAAATATAGATTTTAAAACACTCAAGTGGAAATCAGCAAGAGAAATGGAAGATAAAAATGGAAAATATATTGTGAATGGCAGCGTAATTGATGAAGATAAAATAGGAATTGAATTTATAAAAAAATAG
- a CDS encoding NUDIX domain-containing protein, translated as MITTLCYLEKDNKYLMLHRNKKEIDINKGKWLGVGGKLENGETPEECLRREVREETGYDLNSFEYRGLVIFNYNADEPLFMYLYTSSDFNGVEKECDEGDLKWISKNEILNLKLWEGDKIFLKLLFENSPFFYLTLDYENDDLIGTKLEFKQEYSSFEVFVPEKYVEKIVKNLQRYSLLTEGFYADVYSTSDTVGHWKTLEGGSPFDGEAGKSSVAHEKIMKFRVKREFEELAYYLVKEAHPYETAVINVFRMEV; from the coding sequence ATGATTACAACATTGTGTTATCTTGAAAAGGATAATAAATATCTGATGTTACATAGAAATAAAAAGGAAATAGATATAAATAAAGGGAAATGGCTTGGTGTAGGCGGAAAGCTGGAAAATGGGGAAACTCCTGAAGAATGTCTGAGAAGGGAAGTCAGGGAAGAAACAGGCTATGACCTTAATAGCTTTGAGTACAGGGGACTTGTGATTTTCAACTATAATGCTGATGAGCCTTTATTTATGTATCTTTATACGAGTTCCGATTTTAATGGAGTAGAGAAGGAATGTGATGAAGGGGATTTAAAATGGATTTCAAAAAATGAAATTCTTAATCTTAAGTTATGGGAAGGAGATAAGATTTTCCTGAAACTGCTATTTGAAAACTCTCCATTCTTTTATCTGACTTTAGATTATGAAAATGATGACTTAATAGGGACAAAATTGGAATTTAAGCAGGAATACAGTTCTTTTGAGGTTTTTGTTCCAGAAAAATATGTAGAGAAAATTGTGAAAAATCTGCAGAGATATTCATTGTTGACAGAAGGGTTTTATGCTGATGTCTATTCTACATCTGATACAGTCGGACATTGGAAAACTCTGGAAGGTGGAAGTCCTTTTGATGGAGAAGCGGGGAAATCAAGTGTTGCCCATGAAAAAATAATGAAGTTCAGGGTAAAAAGAGAATTCGAGGAACTGGCGTATTATTTAGTGAAGGAAGCACATCCTTATGAAACTGCGGTTATTAATGTATTCAGGATGGAAGTGTAG
- a CDS encoding Tex family protein has translation MEILSSVAKELNLKLSQVENTVSLFDEGATVPFIARYRKEVTGNLDEEQIREVIEKVTYYRNLEKRKEEVIRLIEEQGKLTEELKTSITKALKLQEVEDLYLPYKKKKKTKADIAKDQGLEPLSIFALLPKTTMDSLKAEAEKYITEEVITVEAAIEGVHLIIAQNISEDIKVREFLRERIAKYGILTSKVIEKNKGEDEKGVYQDYYEYSEAIEKAASNRILALNRGEKEKILKVDIEIDEKTEEFIMNFILKSFGNKNLTDFYREIIKDSLDRLAYPSIKNEVRNIYTEKAEAEAINIFSENLEKLLLQPPLSKKTLMGLDPGYRTGCKMVVINKDGFYETNDVLYLVEEMHNQRQLDEAKKKILNYIDKYGVDIIAIGNGTASRETESFVAKIIKEAKRQVSYLIVSEAGASVYSASKLAIEEFPELDVTARGAISIARRIQDPMAELVKIDPKSIGVGMYQHDVNQKKLNETLEQTIEHVVNNVGVNINTASWALLSFVSGIKKNVAKNLVDYRHENGDFKDRKQLKKVKGLGDKAFEQMAGFVVVPDSENPLDNTIIHPESYHVAETILKEAGCKVSDLKENLDEVRQKLKTVNLEKVIKENDFGPQTAKDVYEALLKDRRDPRDEFEKPLLRSDILNMDDLKEGMVLEGTVRNVAKFGVFVDIGLKNDALIHISQISDKFVSDPTKVLSVGQIIKVKILSLDRERGRVGLTRKGI, from the coding sequence TTGGAAATTTTAAGTAGTGTGGCAAAGGAATTAAATCTAAAATTGTCACAGGTTGAAAACACTGTAAGCCTCTTTGATGAAGGTGCTACAGTTCCATTTATAGCACGTTACAGAAAAGAAGTTACGGGAAATCTTGATGAAGAGCAGATAAGGGAAGTAATTGAAAAAGTTACATACTACAGAAATCTTGAAAAAAGAAAAGAAGAAGTTATAAGGCTTATAGAAGAACAGGGAAAACTTACTGAAGAGCTGAAAACAAGTATAACTAAGGCTTTAAAGCTGCAGGAAGTGGAAGACCTGTACTTGCCGTATAAGAAGAAAAAAAAGACAAAAGCCGATATTGCAAAGGATCAGGGACTGGAACCCCTATCAATATTTGCATTATTGCCTAAAACAACGATGGATTCCTTAAAGGCTGAAGCGGAAAAATATATTACAGAAGAAGTTATTACAGTGGAAGCTGCAATTGAAGGAGTACATTTAATTATTGCACAGAATATATCAGAAGACATAAAAGTAAGGGAATTTTTAAGGGAAAGAATTGCAAAATATGGAATACTTACTTCAAAAGTAATTGAAAAGAATAAAGGCGAAGATGAAAAAGGTGTTTATCAGGATTATTATGAATATTCAGAAGCTATTGAAAAGGCGGCTTCAAATAGAATTCTGGCATTAAACAGAGGAGAAAAAGAAAAAATTCTGAAAGTTGATATAGAAATAGATGAAAAAACGGAAGAATTTATAATGAATTTTATACTCAAATCATTCGGAAATAAAAATTTGACGGATTTTTACAGGGAAATTATAAAAGATTCCCTTGACAGGCTTGCATATCCGTCAATAAAAAATGAAGTGAGAAATATATATACTGAAAAAGCTGAAGCGGAAGCAATAAATATATTTTCTGAAAATCTGGAAAAACTGCTGCTGCAACCTCCATTATCTAAAAAAACTCTTATGGGTCTTGATCCGGGATACAGAACTGGATGTAAAATGGTTGTAATAAACAAGGACGGATTCTATGAAACAAATGATGTGCTTTATCTGGTTGAGGAAATGCATAACCAGAGACAGCTTGACGAAGCTAAGAAGAAAATATTGAACTATATTGATAAATACGGTGTTGATATAATAGCAATAGGAAACGGTACTGCATCAAGGGAAACAGAAAGTTTTGTAGCAAAGATAATAAAAGAAGCAAAAAGACAGGTATCCTATCTGATAGTAAGTGAAGCGGGAGCATCGGTGTATTCTGCATCAAAGCTTGCAATAGAAGAATTTCCTGAACTTGATGTTACTGCAAGAGGTGCGATTTCAATAGCTAGAAGAATACAGGATCCTATGGCTGAGCTAGTAAAAATAGATCCGAAGTCAATAGGAGTTGGAATGTACCAGCATGATGTAAATCAGAAAAAGTTGAATGAAACTCTGGAGCAGACAATAGAGCATGTGGTAAATAACGTGGGAGTGAATATCAATACTGCGTCATGGGCACTTCTGAGCTTTGTATCAGGAATTAAGAAAAATGTGGCTAAAAATCTTGTGGATTATAGACATGAAAATGGGGACTTTAAAGACAGAAAACAGCTGAAGAAGGTAAAAGGTCTTGGGGATAAGGCGTTTGAGCAGATGGCAGGATTTGTAGTAGTGCCTGACAGTGAAAATCCTCTTGATAATACAATAATTCACCCTGAATCCTATCACGTTGCGGAAACAATATTGAAGGAAGCAGGATGTAAGGTTTCCGACCTGAAGGAAAATCTGGATGAAGTAAGACAGAAACTGAAAACAGTCAATCTGGAAAAAGTTATAAAGGAAAATGATTTTGGTCCTCAGACTGCAAAGGATGTATATGAAGCGCTTCTGAAGGACAGAAGAGATCCAAGGGATGAATTTGAGAAGCCTTTATTGAGATCTGATATATTGAATATGGATGATCTTAAGGAAGGGATGGTTTTGGAAGGTACAGTAAGAAATGTTGCGAAATTTGGGGTTTTCGTAGATATCGGACTGAAAAATGATGCATTGATTCATATATCTCAGATATCTGATAAATTTGTATCAGATCCTACAAAAGTATTATCTGTAGGACAAATAATAAAAGTTAAAATCCTGTCGCTTGACAGGGAAAGAGGAAGAGTGGGGCTTACAAGAAAAGGTATTTAA
- a CDS encoding DMT family transporter, whose product MRKLVKKYLAESGLLLIGILWGLGFVSVKIGLNEGMNRFYLTGLRFLGSFVLLSILFRKKIKKISRDDLKAGLVLGIIQYFGYVFQTYGAEHTTVGKNAFFTAINVIIVPYVFWMLNKKRPDIFSFSASIICLIGVGVMSLDTNLNFTHLNKGDVTTIISAFFFALQVGYTGYFGRKVHPMNLVLLQMLVGGLMFAVTQLVTSGISEVTPLHGKTLIAMIYIIVFSTAIPMLLQTYCQRLTTATRASILMSTESMFAPVFAFFILGEMMSLRVALGAALILFAVIVSETKLGLVKEEDLETLK is encoded by the coding sequence ATGAGAAAATTAGTAAAAAAATATTTAGCAGAATCAGGATTACTTTTGATAGGAATTCTCTGGGGACTAGGTTTTGTTTCTGTAAAGATTGGACTAAATGAAGGAATGAACAGGTTTTATCTTACAGGACTTAGATTTCTAGGGAGTTTTGTGTTATTGTCCATATTGTTCAGAAAAAAAATAAAGAAAATTTCACGGGATGATTTAAAGGCTGGCCTAGTATTAGGAATTATTCAATATTTTGGATATGTTTTCCAGACATATGGAGCGGAGCATACTACAGTAGGGAAGAATGCCTTTTTTACAGCAATTAATGTAATAATAGTGCCTTATGTATTTTGGATGCTAAATAAGAAAAGGCCTGATATATTTTCTTTTTCTGCTTCAATTATCTGTCTGATTGGAGTAGGAGTAATGAGTCTTGACACTAATTTAAATTTCACTCATCTTAATAAAGGAGATGTAACGACAATCATATCGGCGTTCTTTTTTGCACTGCAGGTAGGCTATACAGGATATTTTGGAAGAAAAGTTCATCCAATGAATCTGGTACTTTTACAGATGCTTGTTGGAGGTCTGATGTTTGCAGTGACACAGCTTGTAACTTCAGGAATAAGCGAAGTGACTCCGTTACATGGGAAAACTTTGATAGCAATGATTTACATAATAGTATTTTCCACAGCAATACCTATGCTGCTTCAGACATATTGTCAAAGATTGACAACTGCTACAAGGGCTTCTATACTGATGTCTACTGAATCAATGTTTGCACCTGTGTTTGCTTTTTTTATTTTAGGAGAGATGATGTCATTGCGTGTTGCGCTGGGAGCTGCTTTAATACTGTTTGCGGTAATTGTTTCTGAAACGAAGCTGGGACTGGTAAAGGAAGAGGATTTAGAAACATTGAAATAA
- a CDS encoding L-lactate permease, producing MSLFLIGLVPIILFLVLLAGLKKSAMFSAYTSLVTAIILTFIVPAWRMPVQGILASILEGFAVAWMPIGFVVIAALFAYDLSVKTGKIETVKKMLGNITTDKRAQALVLAWGFGGFIEGIAGYGTAVAIPAAIMVSLGFNPLNAALICLIANSTPTAFGTVGLPVTTMVSKLGLDKAGNFTPLFTSLLLLLLTCLIPFIIVQMANKEIEGGKNPAFGKGIVPVIIASILGYLIQPAIAITMGAELTTILSSLLAMILMIVSIKMFVKNDEGFEKAHVTGQEAFLAWLPYILMIVLIVGTSPVVAHIHEMLEPTTTKFNFALGNQAAWFKDGGDPSVTFKWLLAPAAPLFLATVIAGFIQRAKIKDMGEVLWNTTVHKIPSLTVIMGIVALSVVMKHSGMIQSIADGFVNLTGKGFPLISPFLGTIGTFVTGSDLSSNLLFGDLQHSVAEGLKPGSDMLKSLFIASNTAGATGGKMISPQNIAIAASTVGLVGQEGDMLKFTIKYSVVYAIILGILVFVGSGMIA from the coding sequence ATGAGTTTATTTTTAATCGGGCTTGTGCCCATAATATTGTTTTTGGTTTTATTGGCAGGTCTTAAAAAATCTGCTATGTTCAGTGCGTATACAAGTTTGGTCACTGCGATTATCTTGACATTTATTGTTCCAGCGTGGAGAATGCCGGTACAGGGAATACTTGCTTCGATACTGGAAGGATTTGCAGTGGCATGGATGCCAATAGGATTTGTAGTTATTGCGGCGTTATTCGCGTATGATCTGTCAGTAAAAACAGGGAAAATAGAAACAGTTAAAAAAATGCTGGGAAATATAACAACAGATAAAAGAGCACAGGCATTGGTTCTGGCGTGGGGATTTGGAGGATTTATAGAAGGTATAGCAGGATATGGAACTGCAGTTGCAATTCCGGCGGCAATAATGGTGTCATTAGGATTTAATCCATTAAATGCGGCATTGATATGCCTTATAGCAAACTCAACACCTACGGCATTTGGTACGGTGGGACTGCCTGTTACTACAATGGTTTCAAAACTGGGGCTTGACAAGGCAGGAAACTTTACACCTCTATTTACTTCATTGTTATTGCTGCTGCTTACATGCCTGATTCCGTTTATTATCGTTCAAATGGCAAACAAGGAAATAGAAGGCGGGAAAAATCCTGCATTTGGAAAAGGAATAGTTCCGGTAATTATAGCTTCAATTTTGGGATATCTTATACAGCCTGCAATAGCAATTACAATGGGAGCAGAGCTGACAACAATATTATCAAGCTTGCTTGCAATGATATTAATGATAGTATCTATAAAAATGTTTGTTAAGAATGATGAAGGATTTGAAAAAGCCCATGTTACAGGGCAGGAAGCATTTCTCGCATGGCTGCCTTATATTCTAATGATAGTGCTTATAGTAGGAACAAGTCCTGTTGTGGCGCATATACATGAAATGCTGGAACCTACTACTACTAAATTTAACTTTGCCTTAGGAAATCAGGCAGCATGGTTTAAGGATGGAGGAGATCCGAGTGTAACATTTAAGTGGTTACTGGCTCCTGCGGCACCATTATTTTTAGCAACAGTAATTGCAGGATTTATACAGAGGGCTAAAATAAAGGACATGGGGGAAGTGTTATGGAATACGACAGTCCATAAAATACCTTCATTAACAGTAATCATGGGAATAGTTGCATTGTCTGTCGTTATGAAGCACAGTGGAATGATACAGAGCATAGCTGATGGTTTTGTAAACCTTACAGGAAAAGGATTCCCGCTGATTTCGCCATTCCTTGGAACAATAGGAACTTTTGTTACAGGAAGCGACCTGTCATCAAATCTGCTGTTTGGGGATCTTCAGCATAGCGTTGCTGAAGGATTGAAACCTGGAAGTGATATGTTGAAATCATTGTTTATAGCTTCAAACACCGCAGGTGCAACTGGAGGAAAGATGATATCACCTCAGAATATTGCCATAGCGGCTTCTACTGTTGGACTTGTAGGACAGGAAGGGGATATGCTGAAATTTACTATTAAATATTCAGTGGTTTACGCAATAATTTTAGGTATACTTGTATTTGTCGGAAGTGGAATGATAGCTTAA
- a CDS encoding DUF6339 family protein, with product MILNFLKEISLETLRKNIEINLENYKATTNDWIFKFFDDSSPFLEFKKDVPQFNLDTSSERPEQTDLENVRILYSSMKHLSVVEAANENLWAGMAHSDFWDYVKYRNSFDKKEATENLIKNTFFFSHGKRKSLIMHPLARLWWTGHLVYDGTRADPFELLNVFKTDFRTKLLYLFSSNFSNSPTVTKAFLSAIHDFEKNGVNIKTKLFNEIIIYLNILGGTYLLDYFEESELKEKITEKIDSLLLTMD from the coding sequence ATGATACTGAATTTTTTAAAAGAAATTTCCCTTGAAACATTGAGAAAAAACATTGAAATTAATCTTGAAAACTATAAAGCAACTACAAATGACTGGATTTTTAAATTCTTTGACGATAGTTCCCCTTTTCTCGAGTTTAAAAAGGATGTCCCTCAATTTAATCTTGATACGTCTTCTGAGAGACCTGAGCAGACTGATCTGGAGAATGTAAGAATTCTTTATTCTTCTATGAAACATTTATCAGTTGTGGAAGCAGCAAATGAAAATTTATGGGCAGGAATGGCACATAGCGATTTCTGGGATTATGTAAAATATAGAAATTCTTTTGATAAAAAAGAAGCAACTGAAAATTTGATAAAAAATACTTTTTTCTTTTCACACGGAAAAAGAAAATCTCTTATTATGCATCCTTTAGCAAGATTATGGTGGACAGGACATCTTGTTTATGATGGAACACGTGCAGATCCGTTTGAACTGCTTAATGTTTTTAAAACAGATTTCAGAACAAAACTTCTATATCTTTTTTCAAGTAATTTCAGCAACAGTCCTACTGTTACAAAAGCCTTTTTGTCTGCAATCCATGATTTTGAAAAAAATGGAGTAAATATAAAGACTAAACTGTTTAACGAAATTATCATATACCTTAATATTTTAGGCGGGACATATCTTCTTGATTATTTTGAAGAAAGTGAACTTAAGGAAAAAATTACGGAAAAAATAGATAGTCTTCTACTGACAATGGATTAA